The genomic stretch GATCCTCTCTTTCTGATAGCTGGCTTTTTCAACGCCTAACTTTGAGGTTCTTGGTTGGGCTAAGAAAAGTAGTAGATGAGGAGTATGTTCTTCTGATCATTTCCATATTAATATATCTAAATGGGAGCAAAGAGTCAAATCCTCATCAGTCACTCAATAAggttcctctctcctcttgtgggtttaggttttttagGTCTCTCTTTATTCTGTTCTGTAAATTTGGTAAGTAGTGATAAGCAGTGACTGCGAGGTCCCCGCACTGCCAAACAAAGCTTTAGCCACCGAAAGAGAAGGTGTTATTGGTATTAGGTCTCAAGGAAAGTTAAGTTTCCTTTTGACACCAAATATAATTAAAGACCACAAGCCTTGGTGAGCACTGAGCAGTCAAAAATTTAATTGAAGATTCCTCATCCATATCCAACCAATGGGGTGAGTCATGGAGTCATGGGTGAGTGGCTGGGCAATGGATCTTGTCTTCTTAAGTCTTGTCATTAGGTTGATAGTTATAGCACCTACTTCACTCTTTGGGGCTTGGATTGGTAGGAAGAATTGAGCTCTTGACCTCTTAATAGTGAGGTGTTATGCACATGGCTTATTGTTTTAAGTTATGGCATTGCAGTTCTCATCTCACAAGTGGGCGTAATTGTAAGATGATTTGTATTATGTTGCTTGCATTTGTGAGTTAATTCCGAAAGACCCAAGGCTCTAAGAAATCGGCTCAACTTGTGCACTATTTTCGTTATTAGGGTTTTGACGAATTAGCAGATCCATGGCAAGGGTTTATGAGCAGTGCAATTTCTTTTAGGATTGCAGGGGTATTTCAATTATATGTACCTACGTAGGGTTTCATTATTATTTATAGCGAGATGGTTTCTCTATAATCGGATAAGCGTAATAATGAGTGTCTACAACCCTATCATTCATTAAGAGTGAAGCAAATCTCATCTCATGATTACGGCCTATAGGAACCAAGCTATCTATTGCTTTTAACCCTGTTTGCATAGCCTCGTGCATAGGATGGCAAGCTCTTACACCTTTTTTTTAAGTGCTCCCTCATAGCTGTGTCAATTGTTATTGAGaagagtgttgagtgttgatccACTTACGCGGAGGAGACTATACTTTATACCATGCCACAAATTGTGGAAGACCTCGAGTGAAGAATGCTCCACCCGGGAGAACGTCTATTTCTATGGTATACAATCTATCTTGCCCTTACCCAGTAACAAATTTAGCTTCTATtcataggagagagaggagaggatcTGCTCCTCCATCACTATCAAAATTTAAAAGCCAAACATAGTATATACAGTCAATCAAGGAAGGTGGATTCTCTCAATCTAATTGTAAGTCTTTTGGATACTCAAACGTCAATATCTTAAGAAGGTCATAGATTATCTCTTATTCTTTTCTGGCCCGTTCGTGATGAATAGTTTCATTAACCGACCAATGCTGGATCTGAGAAGTGAGAACTGGCGACCCATTCATGGTTTTTAAACCGGACGTGACCAGTTGGTTCAACCAGGTTAGGGTTAACGCATTGCCTAACTTAAATGGTTCCCAATGTTCCaataatttctgatttttgtgaaggaatcagtttgatgaaaagaaaatttcttcaagAACCCTCTGATTGACTGAGAAATGATGATATTCACCTTTATGTGAATGAACCCCCAAGAAAAAGATGAACTACCACTCTTGGTTTGATGTCCAGTCTGGTTTTTTAAACCCTCGAGTACATTTTATTGCGTAGAAGGTATCTGTCTAATTAATCCAAATTCTTTGTAATGTGTAAAACCGCACCacaaaccccccaccccccccccccaaaaaacaaaaaaaaaaaaacagttaattTAGAAAGTCAATATCTTAGGAACAGTTGATCTATTACAATATATTTTGAAATCGGGAAACAGAATTACTTGACATGTTGTGCCCAAGGCGTAGACACATGAGTGTGAGAAATTATTACTGAGAACCTTATAAATCAAAAATCCCATTTATGTATATGTCAATATGcatttatcaaaaataaatttaacaaGTTTTTATTATCTATTACTATGCACATTTTCGTTGACTCCGTATTGGTGTAAGGACTACATAATCAGGTAATGATCTCTTACccattaaaatttaaaagagtTTGTATGTCTAAGTGGTTCAAGTTATACAGCTAAATGGTAAGTACGCTTCAATATTGTTACATTAAGTGTCTTTATGTCTTTATCTTGTTTggctcaacataaaagtaaaaaaataaaaaccataatCATTTCAAAAAGGAGAAATTAATTGATCTGTTGCTATCCATATTTTCTATTGCATTCTGTTGATGCAGAAATCTGACCGTCGGCTCCGGGAGAGAAACCTACAAAACAAAGGTTGGAGGGGTGCTCTGGGCAAAaggctccaatgcctaagtcagtttCAGACACCACAAATAGTTTATTAAAACagtggagagaaagagagtgagagttacctctttttccctttataggGTGGATGTGGTGAAACCCTAGTCCCCACAGGGGGGAAATGACTTGTTTGCCCTTGTAGATAGGTACCTTGAGTTGTGAAGAGTCTGTGGTTGAGCGCCACGTGTCCTATGCCTATTGGTGAGGTTATTTCATAATGTATcacatttcaaaaaataaatttgcatTCCATGACTTTTAACAGAAAATGACgcaataaaggaaaataaaagaagagccACAGGAGAAAAGTGTTATAAGCACTTCAATTTTTAGAATTATTTATCATTTGTGAAAGAAAAGTGTTTTGTCTTGTCGCATGGCCTCTGCACCCATGCGCAAGAGAGAAAAATTACCACCCTACTcctgtaaaataaaaaattccattcatgttAATGCCCCTATGCGCACTCATTGTCCCCATGCTAGTGTAGTGGTCACGCAATCAAGAAGAGATCTCTTGcccttattattttttggaaaaaagaacTCCTTAAAAAACCCATTGTTTACAAACATCTTCCATccattttgtattgttttacaTTTATGAGATTTCTAACGGCATACTcattttaaagattttttttgttgacGCCTCTTAAAGTGTGagaggtgtcaaataatttgtaaccttatttttttgctCTTTCAATATAACATATTTTTCAATGGAGgtaaatcctatcatttcacGTGTACTTAAAATGTGCAAAACAATAACAACCTTTGATAATGAtacattttcaaattatttttgaatatATTATACCTCTACCTTAATGTACTATTGTGAATAAGACAAAAGACAATCAAAATGCGTCAAACTGAAAAATAAACCTACCGAGGTATCATTTAGGCcatatttggtatgatttctatttaaattttggattattttcataaaatagtcaataattgatatttagccaagaaattaaaataattttagtAGTTGCATCAATCTGAAATAtttcaaggataagaaatccatTTGATAGTTCAAATTCTGAAAATAAGTTCTCTATATTCCTATTGGAGAGGGTAATTGCGGCAGGGCCGAGAACGAAAGGGTGGTATGAGGGTGGTGGTGGCGGGATGCAGTAGTTCACAAAGGCTCTTTTGTGATCATCTTTGAAGAGAATTCACCTATAAAGTCTGTTGGTAGGCAACCCAGCTTGTGGCTTGAAATGTTCTAATGCCTTATGAGCTCTTCACTGATACTTTTTAGGGATTCAGTCCTGATGAGCTCCAAAGCAACTAGAAGATAATGTAgacttcttctgcttctttttaACTATCTTGGGTTGAAAGTCATGTAACCTACTCATAAGAGATTCACTGGTTTCATAGGAGCAATGAAAATGGCCACATTGATTGGTTAGACTCTATGTATGAAATGCCAAGAACTAATCAGCTTCAGTCATCGTTAGGGAGCTTGTTTCCCTTTCTATTACATCTTATCTACTATTTAGTGCATATTTGACCAGCATCTCAAGTTTGTGCTTCCTGAACTTCAGGTTTAATTTGATTTAGATATTAAAACTACACTGAATCTTGGCATATTttactataaaaataaaaaaataaaacaatctaAAAGGGTATCTTTATCTTATTCAAAATGCATCTAATACAGTTATAGAGAGTATCAGGCAGTACCACTTAGATGAGTTTCTGGACACCTGAAACAATCCAACCCTCATCACAGAAGGAATCACCTTGAACTTCCATGTGGGAGGGAGCTCCCTATATAATTGGACAAGCTTCAACTGAAGCTTGCTCCAATAACTGCTCTCTTTTCAATAAAATCACTGgtcatataataaaataaagatacCCTGATAACAGTAGGATCAGGCGAAAGCTTGACCGATGACCTGTCCTTGATCCCTGAAGGGTAAAGACATCATCAATACCTGAGCACAGCCAAAAGAACAATTAACAAATTAGGAACTTGCAAGTGTGCGCACTCAATTCAAGATCATCTATATCTTCCACAGAATGGTGAGATGGTGTTCTATATATCTCCTACCAATCAAATAGTTAATAGCCTGCACGGTAGACCCAATATAACTGCTTTGATCATAATGGAAGCAATATGATTCTGTTAGGCCAAAATTAACATCAGTCGTATCTGGAGGCATGTCCAACTTCTCCATCTCGACACTAAACCTAAGCAAATCCCAACTGCGTGATATGTTCTGTGTACATAGCAGATACCAATGTCACAACAGTGAAAAATTCCCAGCATGACAGTGTACAATAAAGTAATTATACAGCTCACGCCAGAGTAGTACATCCACAGAAATCATAAAGAGCTCCAGAGTTCATGGAAAAATACTTACTGTGGCTCATCCAACTGATTGTTCCCTAAGTCAACTCCCTTTAATGCAGATTTGCTCGAATTTCAGGGCCAGCTGAATAGTAAGATAATAGTGCTATATGCAATATATTACAATATATATTACAAAACTGTCACTCTTCACCTTCAAAGCATACCACTATCTTCGCGCATTAGTTATCATCCTCTGATTAGTCATCATCCGAAATGCAAACAACATCTGCTGTTGGAGCAGTCCGGACTGCAGTGCCCCGTGAACTGCAATGCGCGGTGAGTTCAGCTGGGTCCAATGCACCCAAGGACAGACCCAAATCTGGGAGAGTCTGTAGACTTGGTTGGTTCGCACCAGGGTGGTTACCCACATCCAATAACAGCTCCAGAGCAGACAAAGAAGAATTACTGAAACCCGCCAACCCTACTGCACTTTCTAGTTGCTGGTTCCTGCTAAAAGGCCCAGATGAAAGGGTAGGTGCCCGGGATGCAAGCTGAGGAATCATGGAAGAAGTGGAAGCAGCATTACCAAGTGTTTGCTGACTGGGAATGCTGTGAGGAACCGGCTGGATATTGGGTGCCGCCATGGATGTGGAAGGTCTGAAGGGCTGAAGGTGAGGAGCTGGGGCCCGTACTTCACTGGCAACTTGATGGTTCCCTGCTGGAGGAACAACAGGGCTGATGTGTTGTCTGACCGGGTTACTTGAGAAAAGTGCAGAGGATTGGTGGACCACCTGCAATGGCGGAGCCGCTGGTGGACCAGACACAGGGGCAGGCCTCTGAGCGTGTTGCTGTGATGAGAGCTGAAATAACTGCTGCATGAAACTAGTAGGAATCCCTGGAAGAAACATGGGTTAGAAGCTCCacaaaaattaaggaaaaggaGTGTATTGCATATACATTTTAGCAACCAATGTGCATATTTCAATCCATTCATGAACACGCATGCAAGCTCTTACTTAACTAAGAAATTTGGCAGCTAGTTCTCCATACACATGGTTCAAGAAGTCGGACATTTTTGTGGTTTTGGTGGACCTAGTAATTAGTATACCAAAGTTTCGGCCCAGATTTCTAGcaatatcccaaaaaaaaaaaaaaaaacctcgtTTTGGcccgagatttcgaaccttgtcCATACATAAAGCTTAATTAATATACAGGGACTGTATCTGAAATTGTTCATGCTGGTAGGTTTGGCTGTGAACAAACACTGCCAATGTGTTATAAGTTCAGAAGTGGAACTCAAACATGGTTATAACCCAATGCCTAATCTCTAAGTTGGGAAAGTATCCAACTAAGTAAAACATTAAAAGGTGAAACAGGTACTGAAATGACTCCTTACCCTGCCTCTGTCCCAGTGCCCCAGTTGTCCGTGGCTCACTGAATTTGGATCTGAATGCATCAGCCAACATCTTATTCATAAAAACTTTGTTGCCGTTTGCCTCAAGTTCCTTTCTCTTCTGCACCAGTGCAGCCTCAGCCTGCTGAAGCTTAGCAGCATACTTCCTACGTATCTCTTCTATCTCCTTATCACGTTCAGAATCAAGCCGCAATTTCTACTCACAAAGGAGAATACATTCAACAGAACAGAATAAATTGGGGCTCACCTCCCACTTGGAATACAGTATTggcagaaacaaagaaaaaagaagctcGTGTACAAACCAGTTCTGCATGGATTTTGATGGTCTGCTCCTTTTCTTTCTGTATTCTTTCCATTTCATATTGAAGTGGGTCATGGTACCATGGCTGACACATCTGGGCTGTAACAGTAGTTTGTTGTAGTGGACGGTTGCTAGATTCTGGAACTGTCCCCATACCTCCACTAACTGACATGGACGTGCTGCTTCCAACCGAATGTACAATTTCTGGACAATTACTTGACCCTGGAATAGTGTCCACGCTAGTGGCTGACACTTGTGTCCCACTTCCAACTGAAGGCCTTTCCACAGGCAGGTGTGGCAGCAAAGGGGTAATGGGTTgtggtagagagagagatggctcTGAACAGTCCTCAGCTGGTGGTATTGATTCAGAATGACTAGAAGATTCTGCTGGATTGCCCATCAGTGGGAGTTCTTGAATTTGAGCCTGCTGGAAAGGCGTAGAGTCTTCATAAGTTGTCCCATGATAGGTCCCTGTAACCAAAGGTATATCTTGTTGATCACATGCAGTAGGGGGTCGGTCCGTAGACACAAGCAGTGGAAACTGTTGAACAGGTTCTGTGACAGAGGTATCATGATTAGGTTCACCAGAAGGTAAAACATCAGCCAGTTGCAGCGATAGAACCTGGACTTGTTCAGGAGTATTTTGCATTTCACAACTTGACACAGCCTCATCTTGCGCTCCAGCTGATGTGGGTGCCTCACTATGTTCAACACGGAGTAACTGAAAGCATACAGAAATAGCTAGAAGTGCAAATTTCCAAAAACAGTAACTCCAAAAATATATGCATGAAAGCAAGATACATTAATACATTCAAGCCCTGCGTAAAAACTcaaatcatccatctcaacatggAGATATAATCTAGATCTGGTACAGGGTAAATGTAATAGGCTAAGACAGTAGTTCAAATATGGTGTGCATGTAGGCAGCTGGCACCTATTAAAACTACCTGCTGCAATCAAATTTTGACAGTCAAACTAACAGGTACAAAGTCCACAGAACATATGGCCATTTATCGTCATAAAGACATGAGTTTGACAATAGAATAAAAGACACAGAAAATTAGCATGCAAAAACACCCAAAACAAGGTCATAATTTATATACCTCATCCAATGGCAATGAACTGTTCCGAGCAGAATCTATCTGAGTTGGCTCCAATGAACGCAAATCTACACTGTTGGAAATGTCTGCCCTATTGTGCTGCTCGTCTCCACCAAGAGTTTCCCTTTCTGAAATTGTAACATCCGTTGCATTTTCCTCTCTACAAGACTGCATGCCACAAGTAGTATCCATTCCATTGTTGCCTCTATGAGGCTGCATGGCAACTGCTGTATCTACTCCATTGTCATCTCTAACAGCATGCATGGCATTAGACTGCATGTCAAGAGTGGTAGCATCTACTTGATCATCCTCCCTGTTAAGCTGCAAGTTAAGGGTAGCgtccaatctgttgctgcctcCATTAGACTGCACAGAAACACTAGCATCCATTCCATCATCCACTCTATTAGGTCGCAAGTCCAGTGTAGTATCCATTCTGTTACTGTTTCCATTAGATTGCACGGCAACACTAGCATCCATCACATCATCCTCTCTGTCAGGCTGCATGTCAAGCATAGTATCCAGTCTGTTGCTATCCCCATCAGATTGCAAGGTAACAGTAGCATCCATTCTGTCATCCTCTCTATTAGGCTGCATGTCAAGAGTAGCATCCATTACACTGCCCTCTCTGCCAGTAGGGACACTGCCCTCTGTGGCTTCACTAGAAATAGTTTTAGTTACATTAGAAGGTAGAACCTCACCTGGCTTGATTGGAAAACTAATGTTAGGATCTAATTTCTCTGAAGAAAGCCCAGAAATATGGGTGGCACCAAGCTTACCAGACATCATTTGTTCAAACCTAAACCAAGAATCTGGCAAAGGAAGCTTAGCAAATAGCTCAACTGATTTCCCAGCTACAGCTTGCTCTAACCAATGAGCCTTCGTCCGCCTCTCCTCCTTCCTTGCCGTCAGCTGCAAAGCCTCAAGATTTTTCTTGAGCACTTCCCAACCCCGATTATGTACTTCTATCTTCTTTGCGTGATCTTGCTCTGCTATCGTCATCTTATCTAATCTAATGGAGGTATGTTTATGTACTGTGCGGATAAGAGCCAACTCCAGCGTTAGCTCTTTATCCAGCTTCGCTTTTTCCTTCTCCCTAATTTCATTAAATTTCTGAAATTCCTCCTGCTGCTTTTGGAggatcttcttcaacctctcaGCACAAATTTTCTCAAATTGGCTAATACCCATGGAGAAATTATTCTGCTTTGACCTACTGTTTTTATCAGAATCAGTCACCTGCTCCTGCTTGGCAGGAACAAGTTGAGTACTTCGAAATCTCTCTCTGATCTCTCCTTCTTCCAACTCTTCCTCGGCAGATGCCATTGATTGTGAAGAGGTTGCATGCGGAAGCATTTTTGAAACATCTTCGGCTCTAGGTGAACTATCTTCAGGAAATTTCAACTCCATAGAAGTTTCTATACGACGATAAAACATCTTCTTCAGCATCCGCAATTTTGAATAGATAAATTCAGCCTCTTCCTCCTTGCATTCGAAATTCAAAAGCTGTTTTGCATGTGCAAGTGACTCCTTGCGATTGATCTTGTGTTTCAACAAAGCAGCAGCTGTCCAACACTGGAAAAACCAAACTATTAGAATGGATATAAAAATTCAGAATATCATAGAATATGTACTGAATACTGTGCCATAGGACCGGTAGACCGAAACCTGGTGACAATACGATGATTTGTGTCCCATGATTAGAGGATCAAGGCCTAACATTGAAAGTTTGAAATGATCGCACTGAAGCTGGCTTAATATCAGGACAATCACATTATCGATTAATTGTTTGATAATTAGTTATTGTCCAAGATTCTATAAGTTTTTATTCCAACAATCCAATATCTTAGACAAATCATTAAAAAGTTTGACAAAATGTTTGAAACATTCAACTGAAATGATATACTTCAGAAAGATTTTGTTTAGGGGCTGaccatcaagaccaaaacaaTTTGGTCACCATTAATTGAAAtgctaagattttttttaaaaacatgCAAAGATGTTGACACAGAAAATTTATAAACACTTAGATGATGGAATATCCACCAACTCGGCATCAATAGAAGTATAGAACATATAGAACAAAAACTGAGGGGCAAATAAAAAGAAGCAACAAATAGAGTAAAAAGACACTAACCACTGAGATTTGAAAAGCGTGTAATATGGCCACTGGTTCTCTATTGACATGATgatttttcattatataatcAAGAAACCTTATAGCCATACCCTTGATGTCCCCCTGCATTTAATTCAGACAATCAGATGAAATCAGATACCCATGCTTAAAAGTTGCCAGCACGAACTGCATTGCCAAGGctgcaaaagggaaaataacATCGACAACAATAACAGCAGAAGCATGTTAAAGATATTTGGGAAATCAGCACATATGCCACCAAATGaggaaaacaaaacaatagAGTAACTTGTAAATCTCTATTCGGATGACAACCAATGCTATATTTCCTGAACAATAATCACATGATGAAGCGAAAACTTGTCCAAAATCTACTGAATGGCAGGGCCAGAAAAAATAGAACTATAATTGTGATTATGCAAACTAGGACCCAATTATTGGCATTAAGTTAAATTCAAGTGAGAAGGTTCAGTCATGTGCAAGGAAGGCATTGATTAAAGAAACAATATTTAAGCAAAAGATGAAGTTGGCGACGATAAGTGCAAATAGCATCAAAATGGGCAAAGAATAACAAAAGCCACAAATACAGACGATTCTATCAAAAACAGACAGCTTGTGTAATTTGAACTTATGAGATGCATACAGGAAGTCTTAGGATTTCACAGAGTTTTGAAATCTCCGGCTTCAATAAGAGATGAAGACTCTTCTGGGCCTCTCgcagtttttttctttcctcagaTTCAATCAAGTGACCTTCAGATACACCCGAGATTTCATTAGCCATGGAGGACACATGATTTATGTCCCCCATATTAACTGCTGACCTTGGCAAGGATTGAGACCTGTTACCAGCTTGAGTTCCAGATGTTCCTGCAAAAAAGGATATGATTCAATTTCacagaatgaaaagaagaaaatggaaagtGGTAATTGAAAGATAAATCTTTATAAATATTCCATCTTCATTGTTCCCAAACagattgaaaatattttagaCAAAAATGGAGGTTCCATAAAAACTGCATGAAACTATAGCAGCAACAGAAATCTCACCTTCCTTGCCCCCAATAAGTACTTTTCTTTTGTCTTCCAGTGATGGCTTGAGAGAGGTTGTATCAGTGGTGTTGTCTGTTACCTTCTTGCGCTTATTCATAACTTCTTCACACTCGACTTCAGATTTTCTTGGTGACTCATTGAAATACTGAACTCTTTTTCGGACCCTATGAGAAGATCCAGACAAATACCTCCACCGAGGATATCTTCCCTGCAGTAATTTTGTCCAAAAAACATGGGGTGGCTCTTCCTCCCTCAACTGCATTTTCTCCCCAAGTAAAGGAATGCCCCTTGAATAGATTGCACCACTCTgtttaacctttgaaattagtGAGCAATTGCTTTTATTATCGTTTTCAGCATTTTGAGGTACACGTATCAACAATTCCTCCACTACAGCATTCAAAAATGGCTCATCGGACAAAATATTTAAGTCTGAAACTGAGGTATTACCACCATGGAACTCATCCAATTTACTGAACAGATCAGATGCACCCCAAATAAGCAGCATATGACAATGACTACGGGTTATATTCTGTATATTGGTATCAAGATACATATCTTGCTTTGCAAGATTCAGAATTTTTTCTTCAACAGTACAAGGCGTATACAAACGAAATACTTTTAGCTGTTCAAACTGTGAATCAATATGGATCCTCTGCAGGCCTCTTAAATCATTCAGTGGGTTCCAGTCActatcaaataataaaatagcATCCACTGATGAAAGTTTAATGCTTGGTTGGCAAGCACGGTTTTCTAATAGAAACACAAATCTCCCTCTCTCCTTACTGTTAAACATGTTCATGGCAGCTTGCTTCTTCTTTGAACTGACCACTCCATCAACACGTTCATAAGAATCCGGCCCAAATCTTTGTCGCAGAAAGTCATCCAAAATATCTCCAAGTCTAGATCCACCAAATGACTGTCACATAACAAAGAAGTcaaagaataagaataaaaaacagTTCTCTAACAGGATTAATCAAGGCGATGAAGTGATGAAACTGAATAAAAAGGTCCAAGGTCAGAACTAgaacaaaaatcaaacaaattggCCTCTGAATCAGGCTGGGTTTTGTTTCAGTGACATGAAGGCCAACATCAAGTACATTATTCAAAAGAGCCATTTCCAAAGTTTTGAAAGGGAAATGGCCAATCAATCAAAAGCCCTCAAGCCAATGGGAAATGGAAGTTTCTCCCTAGATATCTCCACAAATGAAAATGATTGGGTCAAGGGTGGTGAATCTATTAAGGAGTCCCCTCTTTCGCTACTACTCTGGCAATCAAGGGATGCACCTCTTAAATCCAATTAATTGGCAATAGTTTGCTATCCCAACACAGGAATATAATCTGTTCACATCCTTCTGCGGCTTCACATGATGTAGTCCTGGACAGTACAAAAGAACTAACAATGTACATGCGTATACATATAATTGCAACTTTTTCAGCTCACATTACGTGAATTACTACATCCAATCTTGCTTCTAGGCTTTAGCCAACCAACATTCCAAATTTTGATGTTCACATACCTCATGTCACCAGTAGCATTTCTAAGGTAAATGTTAGTAACTCCCTCCTCCATTCCCTTGTCCACTTAACTGACCCTCCCTTCCCTTACCCCATTATGTTATCATCTCACTTTCTTCTTGAGTGATTACCGGTTGTTATACTTACACTTCTGATATTGTCACATGGTATCAGTGCTTTAATAGCCAGTAATCTTCCCCTTTCAATTCATGGTTTGATATTCCAATAAAGGACTGTGATTCTTCTCTGGT from Macadamia integrifolia cultivar HAES 741 chromosome 14, SCU_Mint_v3, whole genome shotgun sequence encodes the following:
- the LOC122062025 gene encoding helicase protein MOM1-like isoform X1, with the protein product MANDRKVKENDGNSSKRRRAGGKVSTTGSATTDSLGLRRSTRETASKKQSLSSTSSTRKSERLEKRTPAVTPIKKKIERIEKQKMPSPLRKSERSEKHRSLNSSGSKKSEKVPSPPDTKNKKKKREKNEKQQTMDVREGSSNEKQQPKPSRVILKKKRLDARSYRALLRPQARISKGADLGRRVKRKDKQPQEERYDIGASGSEDVEKDGDECSERMDDKSVKESSQLSCEQKNRHAENHDSESRDKLPLLESGDNSAQSSPDGAVQKEAEDDSSGMRVECSVREDFKGPELMESTSERRSVAAETDTGGADKIGTLKRKRNAIDLYSDTSATEASKEICSATADAVSSSPSGSKMGNFIERCVVCSKRQRVDFDSHELGFCSCNAKEVCVQETILGSVEKDGVSCSHMERENGAEDDPALDKTEGFPEVRRQIVHCSGNLVFIPEVPTPIEEDRREPEAGDGTGVAEECHSDVQHCKTPIIFQTEADQNASVSCKLDSGSEGASPDALKVDSSDNTGKLEHLAQSTPLEHKSESSKFVEYWVPVKLSNVQLENYCAALFSNEMSLRSCSKNDSVGALRDLLISARKCCDHPYLLEPSLQSLLTKGLPEVEYLDVGIKASGKLQLLDKILQEMKRRGLRALILFQSFGGSRLGDILDDFLRQRFGPDSYERVDGVVSSKKKQAAMNMFNSKERGRFVFLLENRACQPSIKLSSVDAILLFDSDWNPLNDLRGLQRIHIDSQFEQLKVFRLYTPCTVEEKILNLAKQDMYLDTNIQNITRSHCHMLLIWGASDLFSKLDEFHGGNTSVSDLNILSDEPFLNAVVEELLIRVPQNAENDNKSNCSLISKVKQSGAIYSRGIPLLGEKMQLREEEPPHVFWTKLLQGRYPRWRYLSGSSHRVRKRVQYFNESPRKSEVECEEVMNKRKKVTDNTTDTTSLKPSLEDKRKVLIGGKEGTSGTQAGNRSQSLPRSAVNMGDINHVSSMANEISGVSEGHLIESEERKKLREAQKSLHLLLKPEISKLCEILRLPGDIKGMAIRFLDYIMKNHHVNREPVAILHAFQISVCWTAAALLKHKINRKESLAHAKQLLNFECKEEEAEFIYSKLRMLKKMFYRRIETSMELKFPEDSSPRAEDVSKMLPHATSSQSMASAEEELEEGEIRERFRSTQLVPAKQEQVTDSDKNSRSKQNNFSMGISQFEKICAERLKKILQKQQEEFQKFNEIREKEKAKLDKELTLELALIRTVHKHTSIRLDKMTIAEQDHAKKIEVHNRGWEVLKKNLEALQLTARKEERRTKAHWLEQAVAGKSVELFAKLPLPDSWFRFEQMMSGKLGATHISGLSSEKLDPNISFPIKPGEVLPSNVTKTISSEATEGSVPTGREGSVMDATLDMQPNREDDRMDATVTLQSDGDSNRLDTMLDMQPDREDDVMDASVAVQSNGNSNRMDTTLDLRPNRVDDGMDASVSVQSNGGSNRLDATLNLQLNREDDQVDATTLDMQSNAMHAVRDDNGVDTAVAMQPHRGNNGMDTTCGMQSCREENATDVTISERETLGGDEQHNRADISNSVDLRSLEPTQIDSARNSSLPLDELLRVEHSEAPTSAGAQDEAVSSCEMQNTPEQVQVLSLQLADVLPSGEPNHDTSVTEPVQQFPLLVSTDRPPTACDQQDIPLVTGTYHGTTYEDSTPFQQAQIQELPLMGNPAESSSHSESIPPAEDCSEPSLSLPQPITPLLPHLPVERPSVGSGTQVSATSVDTIPGSSNCPEIVHSVGSSTSMSVSGGMGTVPESSNRPLQQTTVTAQMCQPWYHDPLQYEMERIQKEKEQTIKIHAELKLRLDSERDKEIEEIRRKYAAKLQQAEAALVQKRKELEANGNKVFMNKMLADAFRSKFSEPRTTGALGQRQGIPTSFMQQLFQLSSQQHAQRPAPVSGPPAAPPLQVVHQSSALFSSNPVRQHISPVVPPAGNHQVASEVRAPAPHLQPFRPSTSMAAPNIQPVPHSIPSQQTLGNAASTSSMIPQLASRAPTLSSGPFSRNQQLESAVGLAGFSNSSLSALELLLDVGNHPGANQPSLQTLPDLGLSLGALDPAELTAHCSSRGTAVRTAPTADVVCISDDD